Proteins from a genomic interval of Candidatus Babela massiliensis:
- a CDS encoding thioredoxin family protein: MNLKNLIFFIPILMFTLSSDLMAEKTVRKRPAKKAVVQKKNNKPENKKTPMKENSKKNYTEIENKKHYDEIKDYPGLQIIKFYADWCGACNQFAETFDKVAKENLDKAGFFAINIDKEELKPLLTEHKVQAVPTVVFIKDGKQVAIERGAMGEQELTDKIKTHSK; this comes from the coding sequence AAAAAATTTAATATTTTTTATACCAATACTAATGTTTACGTTGTCATCAGATTTAATGGCAGAAAAAACTGTAAGAAAAAGACCTGCAAAAAAAGCTGTAGTTCAAAAGAAAAATAATAAACCTGAAAACAAAAAGACTCCTATGAAAGAAAATAGTAAAAAAAATTACACAGAAATTGAAAATAAAAAACATTATGATGAAATAAAAGATTATCCAGGTCTTCAAATCATTAAATTTTATGCTGATTGGTGTGGCGCCTGTAACCAATTTGCTGAAACTTTTGACAAAGTTGCCAAAGAAAACTTAGATAAAGCAGGATTCTTTGCAATTAATATAGATAAAGAAGAATTGAAACCATTACTTACTGAACATAAAGTTCAAGCTGTGCCTACTGTTGTCTTTATAAAAGATGGCAAACAGGTTGCAATAGAAAGAGGGGCGATGGGGGAACAAGAGCTTACAGACAAAATAAAAACACACTCAAAATAA